The DNA window TGCTTATGCTTTGGGTTAGCAGAGCAAATAACCATAACACGACCATTACGCTTAACGATCTTGCAGTGCTCACACATCTTTTTAACAGATGGTCTTACTTTCATTCTAAAATCCTCCTATTGAGAGTAAATGATCAATAACTACTTGAACCGGAAAGTAATCCGACCCTTTGTAAGGTCATATGGAGACATCTCTACTTTAACACGGTCTCCTGGTAAAATTTTAATGTAGT is part of the Limosilactobacillus reuteri genome and encodes:
- the rpmJ gene encoding 50S ribosomal protein L36, whose product is MKVRPSVKKMCEHCKIVKRNGRVMVICSANPKHKQRQGK